The Paracholeplasma brassicae genome contains a region encoding:
- a CDS encoding SOS response-associated peptidase: protein MCGRFTLTLTKEELLGYLKRQFDIDELRQEYILPKFNIAPTQNALCVIFDGHKYRAGNLSFGLTNLLYKENKKKLLNARSETIYEKHAFSLLITKKRCLIISDGYYEWDSNRQPYYFLTQEKEPLVYAGIYQSHKGIDGKLIHEMAILTKEATDDLKHIHQRMPLILSKAQQIQYLENPTSNQAFFNQTFLIKNEKKLDYYPVSSLVNSYFNDNPLLIERIMPIGYDNDITKK, encoded by the coding sequence ATGTGTGGACGTTTTACCTTAACCTTAACTAAAGAAGAACTCTTAGGCTATTTAAAAAGACAATTTGACATCGATGAACTCAGACAAGAATACATCTTACCTAAGTTTAACATCGCACCAACACAAAATGCACTTTGCGTCATCTTTGATGGTCATAAATACCGTGCAGGCAACTTATCGTTTGGATTAACAAATCTTCTATACAAAGAGAACAAAAAGAAGCTTCTAAACGCACGCAGTGAAACAATCTACGAAAAACATGCCTTTTCTCTTCTTATCACAAAGAAACGCTGTCTAATCATTAGTGACGGTTACTACGAGTGGGATTCAAATAGACAACCTTATTATTTTTTAACTCAAGAAAAAGAACCCCTCGTCTATGCCGGTATTTATCAATCACATAAAGGCATAGATGGTAAACTCATCCATGAAATGGCTATTTTAACTAAAGAAGCCACCGATGACCTTAAACACATTCACCAAAGAATGCCTTTGATACTATCGAAGGCTCAACAAATTCAGTATTTAGAGAACCCAACGTCTAATCAAGCATTTTTCAATCAAACGTTTCTAATTAAAAATGAAAAAAAACTGGATTATTACCCAGTTTCTTCACTCGTCAATAGTTATTTCAATGATAACCCACTTTTAATCGAACGAATCATGCCCATTGGTTATGACAACGACATCACAAAGAAATGA
- a CDS encoding DUF2085 domain-containing protein: MTALTTSFLLFLITVLHYVLKRPYLPGVFFCHQNTCRTLRIKGHYLPICSRCTGIYLGVYLSLPLSLLYQGPLLIFLMIPLIIDGYLVYQKKKASTHTRRLSTGLLFGIGLIYSYALYHQFLSYLASLVF; encoded by the coding sequence ATGACTGCACTTACCACTTCGTTTCTACTATTTCTGATCACTGTTCTCCACTACGTACTTAAAAGACCTTATCTTCCAGGGGTCTTCTTTTGTCACCAAAACACGTGTCGAACGTTAAGAATTAAAGGTCACTACCTACCGATTTGTTCGAGGTGTACCGGGATTTATCTAGGGGTATATTTGAGTCTTCCTTTGAGCCTTCTTTACCAAGGACCACTTTTGATATTCTTGATGATTCCCTTGATTATTGATGGGTATCTGGTCTATCAAAAAAAGAAAGCCTCGACACATACTAGACGGCTTTCTACTGGTTTATTATTTGGCATCGGACTGATTTATTCTTATGCACTATACCATCAATTCTTATCCTATCTTGCAAGCTTAGTATTCTAA
- a CDS encoding MFS transporter: protein MRKKAILLIVIYLAFIALGLPDALLGSGWNMVRNDLNVNLSTLGLMTVFVYVATTLTTFNAPRLIRVLQTKRMTFISILLTGLSLLIMSQVSSFYQLLFFALPLGMGAGAIDVSLNHYLAVHYEAKHMNYLHSFYGVGVTLGPTIMAYALKESSWRVAYVVVGLILVLISLFVWVSFPLWFKEESESKTVIKSYKLKEILHTKGAIESIFIFLFYVHIESLAGVWIASYFFIEKGVSYSLAAIFTTAYYLSFTVGRLSGGFLSHKLSSKGLIAIGLTLMSLGALLMLVDVDLMGYYFFVVVLFGLGCAPVFPNMMFINSLHFEEAKLSKIISLQMGVGYIGFGLLTPLAGFLFEKIGIVYYPLFLILVIIVIIYLFQRFLRKTKTSLEY from the coding sequence ATGAGAAAAAAAGCGATATTATTGATTGTGATTTACTTGGCATTTATTGCCCTTGGGTTACCAGATGCACTTTTAGGGTCTGGTTGGAATATGGTCAGAAATGATTTAAATGTTAATTTGTCTACGCTTGGTTTAATGACGGTATTTGTTTATGTGGCTACCACACTAACCACATTTAATGCACCAAGGCTCATTCGTGTCTTACAAACCAAACGAATGACGTTTATTTCGATTTTATTAACGGGACTATCCTTACTTATCATGAGTCAGGTTAGTTCGTTTTATCAGTTGTTATTCTTTGCCTTGCCACTTGGTATGGGGGCTGGGGCAATTGATGTGTCACTTAATCACTATTTAGCGGTGCATTACGAAGCGAAACACATGAATTACCTCCATTCGTTTTATGGGGTCGGAGTAACCTTAGGGCCTACAATTATGGCTTATGCGCTTAAAGAGAGTTCATGGCGGGTGGCTTATGTGGTTGTCGGTCTTATTTTAGTATTGATTTCTCTTTTTGTATGGGTCAGTTTTCCATTATGGTTTAAAGAAGAAAGCGAATCTAAGACAGTCATTAAGTCATATAAGCTAAAAGAAATTCTACACACAAAAGGTGCGATTGAATCGATCTTTATCTTTTTATTTTACGTGCACATTGAATCCTTAGCGGGCGTTTGGATTGCAAGTTACTTTTTTATTGAAAAAGGGGTAAGCTATTCGCTTGCTGCAATTTTTACAACGGCTTATTATCTTTCGTTTACGGTAGGCAGATTAAGTGGTGGTTTTTTAAGTCATAAGTTATCAAGTAAAGGCTTAATCGCAATTGGTTTAACGTTGATGAGTTTAGGGGCATTGTTGATGCTTGTTGATGTCGATTTGATGGGTTATTATTTCTTTGTTGTGGTCCTTTTTGGACTTGGATGTGCACCGGTGTTTCCAAACATGATGTTTATCAACTCGCTTCATTTTGAAGAGGCTAAGTTATCAAAAATTATCAGTCTTCAGATGGGGGTTGGCTATATTGGTTTTGGCTTATTAACGCCACTTGCAGGATTTCTCTTTGAGAAAATAGGCATTGTGTATTACCCATTGTTTTTGATCTTAGTTATAATTGTGATTATTTATTTGTTTCAACGATTTCTTAGAAAAACAAAAACAAGCTTAGAATACTAA
- a CDS encoding dicarboxylate/amino acid:cation symporter gives MFVNLKIDSVEKALLYLVTIVVIVLLNFMSKKKIKFSYRVLTALGLGLITGLVFGSVASTIRPIGQLYVRLISMIVIPLVSVSIIRSFTSMGASDKLKSTSAKALFWMLSTTAVATALGLLFASVVSIGKGFDVSDITYTPRDIQPIEQVILNLFPNNIISHMANNQMIPVILFSIFIAIGINYESRKRRDKVEPLLNVIEGFSNVMVSVTKMVIKFTPYGVFALMAHAASRNDLETLKTLGFYILLMYGIMVVHFIVVQLGLIVVVGKLDPIQFVKNIYPAQLVAFTTQSSYGTLPVTVKTLTDRTGVSERIASFVGPLGANVGMNACGGIFPAVVAIFTANAFGINLAFTDYLMIIFTTTIASIGIAGVPGIATIAATVVLVSVGLPIEGIALVAGVDALIDMGRTAINVTGTMVSATLTAVSENELDKDVFYQDKKNMAVVMED, from the coding sequence ATGTTTGTAAACTTAAAGATTGATAGCGTTGAAAAGGCGCTGTTATATTTAGTAACGATTGTCGTTATTGTTTTATTAAATTTCATGTCAAAAAAGAAAATCAAGTTTTCTTATCGTGTCCTAACGGCTTTAGGACTAGGGTTAATTACTGGGTTAGTCTTTGGTAGTGTTGCCTCAACGATACGCCCAATTGGTCAATTGTACGTTCGTTTAATTTCGATGATCGTCATTCCATTGGTTTCGGTATCAATTATCCGAAGTTTCACTTCGATGGGCGCTTCTGATAAACTAAAGAGTACGTCTGCAAAGGCGTTGTTTTGGATGTTGTCGACAACGGCGGTTGCGACGGCATTAGGGTTACTTTTTGCAAGCGTTGTTTCCATTGGAAAGGGGTTTGATGTCTCAGATATTACGTACACACCAAGAGACATTCAACCAATTGAACAAGTGATTTTAAATTTATTTCCAAACAACATCATCAGTCATATGGCAAATAACCAAATGATTCCGGTGATTTTGTTCTCGATTTTTATTGCGATTGGAATCAATTATGAATCAAGAAAAAGAAGAGATAAGGTAGAACCGTTATTAAATGTGATTGAAGGGTTCTCTAATGTCATGGTATCAGTCACTAAAATGGTCATTAAGTTTACCCCTTATGGTGTGTTTGCGTTAATGGCGCATGCGGCATCAAGAAACGATTTAGAAACCTTAAAGACCTTAGGCTTTTATATTTTATTAATGTATGGCATTATGGTGGTTCATTTTATCGTGGTACAACTTGGTTTAATTGTTGTGGTTGGAAAATTAGATCCAATTCAATTTGTTAAAAACATCTATCCGGCACAATTGGTTGCCTTTACGACTCAAAGTTCTTATGGCACATTACCGGTGACGGTAAAGACGTTAACGGATCGTACGGGTGTATCTGAACGTATTGCAAGCTTTGTGGGCCCACTAGGGGCAAACGTTGGTATGAATGCGTGTGGTGGGATATTTCCAGCGGTTGTGGCGATATTTACCGCTAATGCGTTTGGTATCAATCTGGCCTTTACGGATTATTTAATGATTATATTCACAACGACGATTGCCTCAATCGGCATTGCAGGTGTACCTGGGATTGCGACAATTGCCGCAACGGTGGTCTTAGTATCGGTTGGTTTACCGATTGAAGGGATTGCTTTAGTCGCTGGTGTGGATGCACTTATCGACATGGGAAGAACAGCAATTAATGTCACAGGGACAATGGTTTCGGCCACCCTTACCGCAGTATCTGAAAACGAATTAGATAAAGATGTGTTTTATCAAGATAAGAAGAACATGGCTGTGGTGATGGAAGATTAA
- a CDS encoding AI-2E family transporter, whose translation MKKNLFSKDKLIQYLLVVSIFSITMVGLYAFKLLTRNALSNIFNAFASVFTPFVIAFFLSFILGPLSEWLHIKFKIKRGLSIVISIVFGLLFFVLIIVFIVVFLFGQLSSIASSLINLIDNETVRSLITQIEALIGDYIDENGVSQIISQITSNGENLDKIINISVSIFQFFINVFQGFIKLFLTMLLTPVFLFYLISEKEQIFTAISSVFPTKIKPHLVELGIRSNTVIRNYFTGQGIMMLLVFSYFFIGLSIVSFFVPNFGISHALLFAILLGLTNIVPYLGAWIGLSIPIVYLFTKYLEYEQGGNEGMIFLIGIACVFVVQFTEQILEANIVSPQIMGKHVRIHPLVVLSSLIFFGGVFGFVGVLLAVPIAGTIKVVYQYLRALFEDEPKKIKSK comes from the coding sequence ATGAAAAAAAATCTATTTTCGAAAGATAAGTTAATTCAATACTTATTGGTTGTGTCTATATTTAGTATTACAATGGTTGGCTTGTACGCATTCAAGTTATTGACTAGAAATGCATTAAGCAACATATTTAATGCGTTTGCTTCGGTGTTTACGCCTTTTGTGATTGCATTTTTTCTAAGTTTTATTTTAGGACCTCTTTCAGAGTGGTTGCATATTAAGTTTAAGATTAAACGTGGGTTATCGATTGTCATTTCAATTGTCTTCGGCTTACTTTTCTTTGTTTTAATTATCGTGTTTATTGTGGTCTTTTTGTTTGGTCAACTGTCGTCGATTGCGTCTAGTTTGATTAATCTGATTGATAATGAAACGGTACGGAGTTTAATTACACAAATTGAGGCGTTGATTGGCGATTACATTGATGAAAACGGGGTTTCGCAGATTATCAGCCAAATTACTTCAAATGGTGAAAACTTAGACAAGATAATCAACATTTCTGTCTCGATTTTCCAGTTTTTCATTAATGTTTTTCAAGGATTTATTAAGCTATTTTTGACAATGTTATTAACGCCTGTGTTCCTTTTTTACCTGATTAGTGAAAAAGAACAAATATTTACGGCGATTAGCAGCGTGTTTCCTACAAAGATTAAACCCCATTTAGTTGAGCTAGGGATACGTAGTAATACCGTGATTCGTAATTACTTTACCGGTCAAGGTATTATGATGTTGCTTGTGTTTTCCTATTTTTTTATAGGGTTATCAATTGTTTCATTCTTCGTTCCTAATTTTGGTATTTCTCACGCGCTTTTATTTGCGATACTACTTGGGTTGACGAATATTGTGCCTTACCTAGGTGCATGGATCGGGTTGTCGATTCCAATTGTGTATTTATTTACTAAGTATCTAGAATACGAACAAGGTGGCAACGAAGGCATGATTTTCCTAATTGGCATTGCTTGTGTTTTTGTTGTACAGTTCACAGAGCAAATCTTAGAAGCGAACATCGTATCACCACAAATCATGGGTAAACACGTTCGCATTCACCCTTTGGTGGTTTTATCGAGTTTAATCTTCTTTGGTGGTGTGTTTGGGTTTGTTGGTGTCTTATTAGCGGTACCTATTGCAGGGACAATCAAGGTCGTTTATCAGTACTTACGAGCGCTGTTTGAAGATGAACCAAAGAAAATTAAGTCAAAATAG
- a CDS encoding Dps family protein: MKLQNELNKQVANLSVLFTKLHHYHWYVKGPQFFQLHETFESLYDEVNELYDAFAERLLMIGGKPVSTQKGNLELTSLKEEVATNMDALDMVKSILKDYKQLVEEFKVGLEAASEAGDEVSVDMFVGVLTSFEKHIWMLEAVLA, translated from the coding sequence ATGAAATTACAAAACGAATTAAACAAACAAGTAGCAAATCTAAGTGTGTTATTTACAAAATTACACCATTATCACTGGTACGTAAAAGGACCTCAATTCTTCCAATTACATGAAACTTTTGAGTCGTTATACGATGAAGTAAATGAGCTATATGACGCATTTGCTGAACGTCTATTAATGATTGGTGGCAAACCAGTCTCAACTCAAAAAGGTAATTTAGAACTTACTTCTCTAAAAGAAGAAGTAGCAACAAACATGGATGCACTAGATATGGTGAAGTCAATTTTAAAAGACTACAAACAATTAGTCGAAGAATTTAAAGTCGGCTTAGAAGCGGCTTCTGAGGCAGGCGATGAAGTATCAGTGGATATGTTTGTCGGCGTCTTAACAAGCTTTGAAAAACACATTTGGATGTTAGAAGCAGTTCTTGCTTAA
- a CDS encoding DegV family protein, with translation MKIAVITDSGANLEVEYKNKMKNLFVVPLMIVIDGKTFRDQIEITSSEVYEKLDTNHVSTSLPDKLDILNSIEQVKAGAYDHVFVISISSGLSGTYNQFRLALLDSKLSYTHIDTRTLGYQEAFIVKRALELIEAGHSVKEIEEALHKLRKDDSLAMYTINTLKYLKKGGRIGKVEGTIGELLRIKPVITVNDEGVYVTLSKGIGISRSLITMKDILVDKFKEDLIDLTIHYGSDLEKATQLGQTLQKSLNVRNLHISELTPVLGIHTGPDMFAYVAARV, from the coding sequence ATGAAAATAGCAGTTATAACAGATTCAGGTGCAAATTTAGAAGTAGAATATAAAAATAAAATGAAGAACCTTTTTGTGGTTCCACTAATGATTGTGATTGATGGCAAAACGTTTAGAGATCAAATTGAAATTACTTCAAGTGAAGTGTATGAAAAATTAGACACAAATCATGTGTCAACAAGTCTTCCTGATAAATTGGATATTTTAAATTCAATTGAACAAGTTAAGGCTGGTGCCTACGATCATGTCTTTGTCATTTCGATTTCTTCCGGATTATCTGGTACGTATAATCAATTTAGATTGGCATTACTAGATAGTAAGTTAAGCTACACACACATAGACACGAGAACCCTTGGATATCAAGAAGCGTTCATTGTTAAACGTGCGTTAGAACTCATTGAGGCAGGACATTCGGTAAAAGAAATCGAAGAAGCGTTACATAAGTTACGTAAAGATGATAGTTTAGCAATGTATACCATTAATACATTGAAGTATTTAAAAAAAGGTGGACGCATCGGCAAAGTCGAGGGTACGATTGGTGAACTTCTTAGAATCAAACCTGTCATTACCGTCAATGATGAAGGGGTTTATGTCACTTTATCAAAAGGCATTGGTATTTCAAGAAGTTTAATTACAATGAAAGATATTTTGGTTGATAAGTTTAAAGAAGATTTAATTGATCTAACGATTCATTATGGTAGTGACTTAGAAAAAGCCACACAACTAGGTCAAACACTACAAAAATCATTAAACGTTAGAAACTTACATATCAGTGAACTGACACCGGTTTTAGGTATTCATACCGGGCCAGATATGTTTGCGTACGTGGCAGCTAGAGTTTAA
- a CDS encoding APC family permease, with the protein MNKEKYGLLTAISMIVGIVIGSGIFFKADDILSAVEGNVILAILAIVTGGLIMLFGAYSVSFIAGKNVKSSVLIDYVELGYGKRVAYYVGLFASVVYFPSLVSIVSYVSANYTIALFHMDSNDVWLLSFIYLLLSYVFNYVSPLLAGYFQVSTMMIKLIPVALVFIFGLIYGQTSGTLYENLSSSSMASGGGGFALALLSTAFLYDGWIVSTSINSEIKNPKKNMPKALVIGSTIVILAYVGYYAGLFGVLNVDEFLFHQDQSVFIAVERLFGQISSRFLMVFVVISCIGTLNGLSLASIRGLYQVYARFNEKTKMINVSQSNGMPKTSFMFSMAASLVYLAVFYGNELDLYNGVFDLAELSVGFLYLVYAMIYIYIIRHEKSLSKIKRFIFPIGALIGSGFILFATTMKYGFWMFLSFNFVILLIGYVVKKHYRLTFKEEM; encoded by the coding sequence ATGAATAAAGAAAAATATGGGTTATTGACTGCTATTTCAATGATTGTGGGTATTGTCATTGGTAGTGGTATTTTTTTTAAGGCAGATGACATTTTAAGTGCGGTTGAAGGTAACGTTATTTTGGCAATTCTTGCGATTGTAACGGGTGGTTTAATTATGCTTTTTGGGGCGTATTCGGTCAGTTTTATCGCAGGCAAAAACGTAAAAAGTAGTGTGTTAATCGACTACGTTGAACTCGGCTATGGTAAAAGAGTTGCCTATTACGTCGGGCTGTTTGCAAGCGTGGTCTATTTTCCTTCGTTGGTAAGTATTGTTTCCTACGTTAGTGCAAACTATACGATTGCACTATTTCATATGGACTCAAATGATGTTTGGTTACTTAGTTTTATCTATTTGTTGCTAAGTTACGTCTTTAACTATGTTTCACCACTACTTGCGGGTTATTTTCAAGTATCGACCATGATGATTAAGCTAATTCCAGTGGCACTTGTTTTTATATTTGGACTTATTTATGGACAAACCTCAGGTACACTATATGAAAATCTCTCGTCTTCAAGCATGGCGAGTGGGGGTGGTGGGTTTGCATTAGCTTTACTATCAACGGCATTTTTATACGATGGTTGGATTGTATCAACGAGTATTAATTCTGAGATCAAGAATCCAAAGAAGAACATGCCAAAAGCACTAGTCATTGGGTCAACGATTGTAATTTTAGCTTACGTTGGGTATTACGCTGGTCTGTTTGGGGTGCTAAACGTGGATGAATTCTTATTTCATCAAGACCAATCGGTGTTTATTGCAGTTGAACGTCTTTTTGGACAAATATCTTCAAGGTTTTTGATGGTCTTTGTGGTTATTTCTTGTATAGGTACCCTTAACGGATTGTCTTTGGCTTCAATTAGAGGTTTATATCAAGTGTATGCTCGCTTTAATGAAAAAACAAAGATGATAAACGTTAGTCAATCTAATGGGATGCCTAAGACTTCGTTTATGTTTTCGATGGCTGCATCGTTGGTTTATCTGGCTGTCTTTTATGGCAATGAATTAGACCTCTATAATGGCGTTTTTGATTTAGCTGAACTGTCGGTTGGGTTTTTGTATCTTGTCTACGCAATGATTTATATTTATATCATCAGACATGAAAAATCATTATCAAAAATCAAACGATTCATATTTCCGATTGGCGCACTGATTGGTAGTGGGTTTATATTGTTTGCGACGACAATGAAATATGGCTTTTGGATGTTCTTGTCATTTAATTTCGTTATCTTACTCATCGGATACGTGGTTAAAAAGCATTACAGACTAACTTTCAAAGAAGAAATGTAG
- a CDS encoding YbaN family protein, producing the protein MKVLYLVLGTLCLIIGSIGIVLPILPTTPFLLLTAYSYARGSKRFNDWFLKTKLYQRYLLAFLENRSMKKKEKWQLLIFVDLIILISILIAQSLFVTIFLITIDVIKYIYFQTQIKTT; encoded by the coding sequence ATGAAGGTTTTGTATTTGGTATTAGGTACATTATGTTTAATCATCGGTTCAATCGGTATTGTATTACCGATATTACCGACGACCCCATTTTTACTGTTGACGGCTTACTCATATGCAAGAGGATCAAAACGCTTTAATGATTGGTTTTTAAAGACAAAGCTCTATCAAAGGTATCTCTTAGCGTTTCTTGAAAATCGCAGCATGAAGAAAAAAGAGAAATGGCAATTGCTCATTTTTGTTGATTTAATTATCTTAATATCAATACTGATTGCACAGTCATTATTTGTTACAATCTTCTTAATCACAATTGATGTGATCAAGTACATCTACTTTCAAACACAAATTAAAACCACTTAA
- a CDS encoding DUF438 domain-containing protein has product MSEFINNVSIKRQEKLKEIIMGLHEGKTLEEAKAMFKEHFEDVTTQEISQMEQSLMKEGTIGVSEIQKLCDVHAAVFEGSISDIHSFSDHTKIPGHPVQVFHEENRRIERLIQEEIEPYLSQSGKTAELMLRVAYDRLKEIHNHYARKEYLMFPKLEKDGITAPPKVMWGVDDEIRAEIKEIIALLGSIDHDELEVKNKIKSNVERIKDMIFKEDNILMPLLLEHLGFFDWVIVDSSSDEIGWFLEKPTHAWKQEKPVGEEELKKEEQEEGTIPFDAGTLSFLEANQIFNTLPLDMTFVDKDGHVKYFTQGKERIFDRPKTIIGRHVSMCHPPQSVHVVDEIIESFRSGKKDQEDFWINMKGMFVLIRYYAVRDKEGNFLGTLEITQDVKGIRELTGEKRLVSKD; this is encoded by the coding sequence ATGAGTGAATTTATTAACAACGTTTCAATTAAACGTCAAGAAAAATTAAAAGAAATTATCATGGGCTTACATGAAGGCAAGACATTAGAAGAAGCAAAAGCGATGTTCAAAGAACACTTTGAAGACGTGACAACACAAGAAATATCACAAATGGAACAATCATTAATGAAAGAAGGGACGATTGGTGTATCTGAAATTCAAAAATTATGTGACGTTCACGCGGCCGTTTTTGAAGGGTCAATCTCAGATATCCATAGTTTTAGTGACCACACCAAAATACCAGGGCATCCAGTTCAAGTGTTTCATGAAGAAAACAGACGAATTGAACGCTTAATTCAAGAAGAAATTGAGCCCTATTTAAGTCAAAGCGGCAAAACGGCAGAGTTAATGTTAAGGGTGGCATACGATCGATTAAAAGAGATTCACAATCATTACGCGAGAAAAGAATACTTAATGTTTCCAAAACTAGAAAAAGACGGTATAACCGCACCACCTAAAGTGATGTGGGGTGTTGACGATGAAATTAGGGCTGAAATCAAAGAAATTATTGCCTTATTGGGTAGTATCGACCATGACGAACTCGAGGTTAAAAATAAGATTAAATCAAATGTCGAACGAATTAAGGACATGATTTTTAAGGAAGATAATATTCTAATGCCACTTTTATTAGAACATTTAGGGTTTTTTGATTGGGTTATTGTGGATTCATCAAGTGACGAGATTGGTTGGTTTTTAGAAAAACCTACACACGCGTGGAAACAAGAAAAACCGGTTGGCGAAGAAGAACTAAAAAAAGAAGAACAGGAAGAGGGCACAATCCCATTTGATGCAGGGACACTCTCCTTCTTAGAAGCCAATCAAATCTTTAACACGCTACCACTCGACATGACGTTTGTCGATAAAGATGGTCATGTAAAGTATTTCACTCAAGGTAAAGAACGCATCTTTGATCGTCCTAAAACAATCATTGGAAGACACGTATCCATGTGTCATCCACCACAAAGTGTTCATGTGGTTGATGAAATCATTGAATCCTTTAGAAGCGGTAAGAAAGATCAAGAAGATTTTTGGATTAACATGAAAGGTATGTTTGTTTTAATTCGTTACTATGCGGTAAGAGACAAAGAAGGTAATTTCCTTGGTACCCTAGAAATCACACAAGACGTCAAAGGTATTCGGGAACTAACAGGAGAAAAACGATTGGTGTCGAAAGACTAA
- a CDS encoding DUF1858 domain-containing protein: MEIDLNEKIIDLVKKDEKIKDILSELGFSEITKPGMIQTVGRFMSINQGSSLRKIDIEVIKERFKSYGYQIKGDLNE; this comes from the coding sequence ATGGAGATTGATCTCAATGAAAAAATCATCGATCTTGTTAAAAAAGACGAGAAAATCAAAGATATTTTATCCGAACTGGGGTTTAGTGAGATTACTAAACCAGGCATGATACAAACCGTCGGACGATTTATGAGTATTAATCAAGGATCGAGTCTAAGAAAAATAGATATTGAAGTGATTAAAGAAAGATTCAAATCATATGGTTATCAAATCAAGGGGGATTTAAATGAGTGA